One genomic window of Pecten maximus chromosome 3, xPecMax1.1, whole genome shotgun sequence includes the following:
- the LOC117324082 gene encoding 26S proteasome regulatory subunit 4, which yields MGQQQSGGAGGQGEKKDDKEKKKKYEPPVPTRVGKKKKKMKGPDTASKLPKITPHTRCRLKLLKMERIKDYLLLEEEFIKNQERLKPQEEKHEEERTKVDELRGSPMSVGNLEEIIDDNHAIVSTSVGSEHYVSILSFVDKDQLEPGCSVLLNHKVHAVVGVLSDDVDPMVTVMKLEKAPQETYADIGGLDQQIQEIKESVELPLTHPEYYEEMGIRPPKGVILYGPPGTGKTLLAKAVANQTSATFLRVVGSELIQKYLGDGPKLVRELFRVAEEHAPSIVFIDEIDAVGTKRYDSNSGGEREIQRTMLELLNQLDGFDSRGDVKVVMATNRIETLDPALIRPGRIDRKIEFPLPDEKTKRRIFNIHTSRMTLAENVNIDDYVMAKDDLSGADIKAICTEAGLLALRERRMKVRNEDFSKAKENVLYRKNEGTPEGLYL from the exons ATG GGCCAACAACAGTCCGGTGGGGCTGGAGGCCAAGGGGAAAAGAAAGATGACAAG GAGAAAAAGAAGAAGTATGAGCCCCCAGTGCCGACTCGTGTCGgcaagaagaagaaaaagatgAAAGGTCCTGACACCGCCAGCAAGCTCCCTAAAA TTACACCACATACAAGATGTCGACTGAAGCTATTAAAGATGGAAAGAATCAAAGACTATTTATTATTAGAGGAAGAATTTATCAAGAACCAGGAGAGACTGAAGCCACAAGAAGAGAAACATGAG GAGGAACGGACAAAGGTAGATGAACTGCGTGGCTCGCCCATGTCTGTTGGTAATCTGGAAGAAATTATTGATGACAACCATGCCATCGTGTCAACATCTGTAGGAAGTGAGCACTACGTCAGTATTCTGTCGTTTGTGGATAAGGACCAGTTGGAGCCTGGCTGTTCAGTCCTCCTCAACCATAAG GTACATGCTGTAGTGGGTGTACTGTCAGACGATGTGGACCCTATGGTGACAGTGATGAAGCTAGAGAAAGCTCCACAAGAGACATATGCCGACATTGGTGGTCTAGATCAACAAATTCAAGAAATCAAG gagTCTGTAGAGCTGCCTCTCACACATCCAGAGTACTACGAGGAGATGGGAATCAGACCTCCAAAAGGTGTTATATTGTATGGTCCCCCTGGTACCGGTAAGACCTTATTGGCCAAGGCAGTGGCCAATCAAACTTCAGCTACCTTCCTCAGAGTGGTCGGCTCAGAACTTATACAAAAGTATCTC GGTGATGGGCCAAAGCTTGTTCGAGAGCTGTTCAGAGTTGCAGAGGAACATGCCCCATCTATTGTGTTTATAGATGAGATTGATGCTGTGGGAACAAAAAG ataCGATTCCAATTCTGGAGGTGAGAGGGAAATCCAGAGGACCATGCTCGAGCTGTTGAATCAGCTTGATGGTTTTGACTCCCGGGGAGATGTCAAG GTTGTAATGGCTACAAACCGGATCGAGACTCTGGATCCTGCCTTGATCCGACCTGGTCGGATTGATAGGAAGATCGAGTTCCCATTGCCTGATGAGAAGACAAAGAGGAGAATATTTAATATCCATACAAGTAGAATGACCCTTGCTGAAAATGTCAACATCGATGACTATGTCATGGCAAAGGATGACCTGTCTGGGGCAGATATCAAG GCAATATGTACTGAAGCTGGCTTGCTTGCTCTCCGAGAGAGGAGAATGAAAGTGAGAAATGAAGACTTCTCAAAGGCAAAGGAGAATGTGCTGTACAGGAAGAACGAGGGAACTCCAGAGGGCCTTTATCTCTAA